A genomic window from Diceros bicornis minor isolate mBicDic1 chromosome 35, mDicBic1.mat.cur, whole genome shotgun sequence includes:
- the RSRC2 gene encoding arginine/serine-rich coiled-coil protein 2 isoform X6 encodes MAASDTERDGLAPEKTSPDRDKKKEQSDVSVSPRASKHHYSRSRSRSRERKRKSDTEGRKHRSRSRSKEARRHESKDKSSKKHKSEEHNDKEHSSDKGRERLNSSENGEDRHKRKERKSSRGRSHSRSRSRERRHRSRSRERKKSRSRSRERKKSRSRSRERKKSRSRSRERKRRIRSRSRSRSRHRHRSRSRSRTRSRSRDRKKRIEKPRRFSRSLSRTPSPPPFRGRNTAMDAQEALARRLERAKKLQEQREKEMVEKQKQQEIAAAAAATGGSVLNVAALLASGTQVTPQIAMAAQMAALQAKALAETGIAVPSYYNPAAVNPMKFAEQEKKRKMLWQGKKEGDKSQSALQTMS; translated from the exons gCTAGTGATACAGAACGAGATGGACTAGCCCCAGAAAAGACATCCCCAGATAGAGATAAGAAAAAAGAGCAGTCAGATGTATCTGTTTCTCCTAGAGCCTCAAAACATCATTATTCAAGGTCACGATCAAGGTCAAGAGAAAGAAAACGCAAGTCAG AtactgaaggaagaaaacacaggagccGGAGCAGAAGCAAAGAG GCAAGAAGACATGAATCCAAAGATAAATCCTCTAAGAAACACAAGTCTGAGGAACATAATGACAAAGAACATTCTTCTGATAAAGGAAGAGAGCGGCTAAATTCATCTGAAAATGGTGAGGACAGACACAAACGCAAAGAAAGAAAGTCATCGAGAGGCAGAAGTCACTCAAGATCTAGGTCTCGTGAAAG GCGTCATCGAAGTAGAAGCAGGGAGCGGAAGAAGTCAAGATCCAGGAGTAGGGAGCGGAAGAAGTCACGATCcagaagcagagaaaggaagaaatcacgatccagaagcagggaaagaaaACGTCGGATCCGATCTCGTTCCCGCTCAAGATCAAGACACAGGCATAGGAGTAGAAGCAGGAGTAGGACAAGGAGTAGAAGTCG AGATAGAAAGAAGAGAATTGAAAAACCAAGGAGATTTAGCAGAAGTTTAAGCCGAACTCCTAGTCCCCCTCCCTTCAGAGGCAGAAATACAGCAATGGATGCACAAGAAGCTTTAGCTAGGAG GTTGGAAAGGGCAAAGAAGTTACAAGAACAGCGAGAAAAAGAAATGGTtgagaaacaaaaacaacaagaaataGCTGcag CAGCTGCAGCTACTGGAGGTTCTGTTCTCAATGTTGCTGCCCTATTGGCATCAGGAACGCAGGTAACTCCTCAGATAGCTATGGCAGCTCAAATGGCGGCCCTGCAGGCTAAAGCTTTGGCAGAGACCGGAATAGCTGTACCTAGCTATTATAACCCAGCAGCTGTGAATCCAATGAAATTTGctgaacaagagaaaaaaaggaaaatgctttGGCAAGGCAAGAAAGAAGGG